The Frondihabitans australicus genome includes a region encoding these proteins:
- the argF gene encoding ornithine carbamoyltransferase, whose product MTRHFLRDDDLSPAEQTAILDRAEALKADRWSERPLAGPQTVAVIFDKSSTRTRVSFAVGIADLGGQPLILETASSQLGGKETPGDTARVLERQVAAIVWRTYAQAGLEEMAHGAMVPVINALSDDFHPCQLLADLLTIREKKGTLAGLTVAFVGDGRCNMAQSYLLAGATAGMHVRIGAPAEFAPDAEVVRDAQARAAETGGSITVVTDAAEAVRGADVVVTDTWVSMGKESEKAYRVETFGSYKVDQALMDQSKSDAIFLHCLPADRGYEVEADVIDGPRSVIWDEAENRLHAQKALLAWILEQEG is encoded by the coding sequence ATGACCCGGCACTTCCTCCGCGACGACGACCTCAGCCCCGCCGAGCAGACCGCGATCCTCGACCGCGCCGAGGCGCTCAAGGCCGACCGCTGGAGCGAGCGCCCCCTCGCCGGGCCCCAGACGGTGGCGGTGATCTTCGACAAGTCGTCCACCCGCACCCGCGTCTCGTTCGCGGTCGGCATCGCCGACCTCGGCGGCCAGCCGCTGATCCTCGAGACCGCGTCGAGCCAGCTCGGCGGCAAGGAGACCCCGGGCGACACCGCGCGCGTCCTCGAACGGCAGGTCGCGGCGATCGTCTGGCGCACCTACGCCCAGGCGGGCCTGGAGGAGATGGCGCACGGCGCCATGGTGCCCGTCATCAACGCTCTGAGCGACGACTTCCACCCGTGCCAGCTCCTCGCCGACCTCCTCACGATCCGCGAGAAGAAGGGCACGCTTGCCGGGCTGACCGTCGCCTTCGTCGGCGATGGCCGCTGCAACATGGCGCAGTCGTATCTCCTCGCCGGCGCCACGGCGGGCATGCACGTCCGCATCGGCGCTCCGGCGGAGTTCGCTCCCGATGCCGAGGTCGTCCGCGACGCACAGGCCCGCGCCGCCGAGACCGGCGGCTCGATCACCGTCGTCACCGACGCAGCCGAGGCGGTGCGCGGTGCGGACGTCGTCGTCACCGACACCTGGGTGTCCATGGGCAAGGAGAGCGAGAAGGCGTACCGCGTCGAGACGTTCGGGTCGTACAAGGTCGACCAGGCCCTCATGGACCAGTCGAAGTCCGACGCGATCTTCCTCCACTGCCTCCCCGCCGACCGCGGGTACGAGGTTGAGGCCGACGTCATCGACGGCCCGCGCAGCGTGATCTGGGACGAAGCGGAGAACCGCCTCCACGCCCAGAAGGCGCTGCTCGCCTGGATCCTCGAACAGGAGGGGTGA